One window of Pectobacterium carotovorum genomic DNA carries:
- the budA gene encoding acetolactate decarboxylase — MKTNVSEQSCEESFASYAYDFRRQHAGSVIYQTSLMSGLINGVYEGSRTMAELLEHGDFGLGTFNSLDGELVALNSQIFQLLSDGSARAAKPEQKTPFAVMTFFRPTETIRFDRWTSREDVHRQIDEIVGTDNLFCALRIDGRFRCIETRTVPRQCRPYKPMQEAVEGQPTFHFEHRSGSVIGFRSPAYTQGINVAGYHEHFITDDRQGGGHILNYDVEQGTLTFGVIAKLIIDLPQDREFLNADLSSENLNSVIQSVES, encoded by the coding sequence ATGAAAACGAATGTCAGTGAACAATCCTGTGAAGAATCCTTTGCTAGCTACGCCTATGATTTTCGGCGACAGCATGCAGGCAGTGTTATTTATCAAACCTCATTAATGAGTGGGCTAATAAATGGCGTATATGAAGGCAGCCGAACGATGGCTGAATTACTGGAGCATGGTGACTTTGGATTAGGAACATTTAATAGTTTGGACGGGGAACTGGTTGCCTTGAATAGCCAGATTTTCCAGCTGTTATCCGACGGCAGCGCACGGGCGGCGAAGCCGGAGCAGAAAACGCCGTTTGCGGTCATGACGTTCTTTCGCCCGACGGAAACGATCCGTTTTGATCGCTGGACTTCGCGTGAAGACGTACATCGCCAGATCGATGAGATCGTGGGAACGGACAATCTGTTCTGTGCTTTGCGGATTGATGGGCGTTTTCGCTGCATTGAAACACGTACCGTCCCCCGACAGTGCCGACCTTATAAACCGATGCAGGAAGCGGTTGAAGGGCAACCAACATTTCATTTTGAACACCGTAGCGGCAGCGTTATTGGTTTTCGTAGTCCAGCTTACACTCAGGGAATTAATGTCGCGGGTTACCACGAACATTTCATTACTGACGATCGCCAGGGCGGCGGTCATATTCTGAATTATGACGTCGAGCAGGGCACGCTGACGTTTGGTGTGATTGCCAAACTGATCATCGATCTGCCTCAGGATCGGGAGTTTCTCAATGCCGACCTGTCCTCAGAAAACCTCAACAGCGTAATCCAGTCAGTAGAGAGCTAG
- a CDS encoding LysR family transcriptional regulator, with amino-acid sequence MDHIQAMRVFVRIVELGSFSRAAERLTLPRATVSNIIKQLEARLGVRLLQRTTRQVQITDEGRVYYERCLQLLAEIEEIDTLFTQQKQQPIGKVRVDMPHSLAREIVVPALGEFYARYPQVTLMLSANDAAINVLREGVDCVLRAWQTDDETLATRHLPSMPQVTCASADYLARYGVPRSLDELSGHQMVGYFSLRTEYRYPLEFMSGDECITRMLPGALQVNGTDAYIASARAGLGIIQAPRRGLRPFLESGELVEILPEMPPPAMPLYVMYAPGRFLAPRIRVFIEWLDELFTRNAAAR; translated from the coding sequence ATGGATCACATTCAGGCGATGCGGGTTTTTGTGCGTATTGTCGAACTGGGCAGCTTTAGCCGCGCGGCGGAGCGACTGACGCTGCCACGCGCGACGGTGAGCAACATCATCAAACAGCTTGAAGCACGGCTGGGAGTTCGTTTGCTGCAACGTACGACTCGTCAGGTGCAGATCACCGACGAAGGGCGCGTTTACTATGAACGCTGTCTGCAATTGCTCGCGGAAATAGAAGAGATCGACACGCTGTTCACGCAGCAAAAGCAGCAGCCTATTGGCAAAGTGCGGGTGGATATGCCGCACTCGCTGGCGAGGGAAATCGTTGTTCCGGCGCTGGGCGAGTTCTACGCGCGCTATCCGCAGGTGACGCTGATGCTGAGTGCCAACGATGCGGCGATTAATGTGCTGCGTGAAGGTGTCGACTGTGTGCTGCGCGCTTGGCAGACCGACGATGAAACGCTGGCGACCCGCCATTTGCCGTCAATGCCGCAGGTAACCTGTGCATCGGCCGACTATCTGGCGCGCTATGGCGTGCCGCGTTCGCTTGATGAGCTGTCGGGGCATCAGATGGTCGGCTATTTCTCTCTGCGTACCGAATACCGTTATCCGCTGGAATTCATGTCGGGCGATGAGTGCATTACGCGTATGCTGCCCGGTGCGTTGCAGGTTAACGGCACCGATGCCTACATCGCCAGCGCGCGTGCCGGGTTGGGGATTATTCAGGCTCCGCGTCGTGGCCTGCGCCCGTTTCTGGAAAGTGGGGAACTGGTTGAGATCCTGCCGGAAATGCCGCCGCCCGCGATGCCGCTTTATGTGATGTATGCGCCCGGTCGTTTTCTCGCGCCACGGATTCGTGTGTTCATTGAATGGCTCGATGAGCTATTTACACGCAACGCCGCAGCGAGATGA
- a CDS encoding LysR family transcriptional regulator, which yields MELRYLRYFVAVAQAKHFTRAAENLGMSQPPLSQQIKKFEQEIGTPLFKRLTRGVEMTEAGQALYEDARQILQLTDSAIARTRSIARGEKGSLNVGFSPSAMFHPTVLALLHRYCQRHPHVQPLPKEENPAALITALQERNIDIAFLRLPCDLSDEVNGEILAEEPMKLVLPAGHALSHKTQVSLSELRQEPLIIFPREVCPGLHDMIIRTCYLSGYGPRPSPFAPQLTATIGMVAAGFGITLVPESLACIKADNVTYHDIGMPEIHTQIAAIWRKHERSPVIVNMIHLIRQHLSSQHPD from the coding sequence ATGGAGCTACGTTATCTGCGCTATTTTGTCGCCGTTGCACAAGCTAAGCATTTCACGCGCGCGGCGGAAAATCTGGGGATGTCACAACCGCCTCTCAGCCAGCAGATCAAGAAATTCGAGCAGGAGATCGGTACGCCGCTGTTCAAGCGACTGACGCGCGGTGTAGAAATGACGGAGGCGGGACAAGCGCTGTATGAAGATGCACGTCAGATTTTGCAGCTTACCGATTCGGCCATCGCGCGGACAAGGAGCATTGCGCGAGGTGAGAAAGGTAGCTTGAACGTAGGGTTTTCGCCGTCGGCCATGTTCCACCCGACCGTGCTTGCGCTACTGCATCGTTATTGTCAGCGGCATCCACACGTTCAGCCGCTGCCAAAGGAGGAAAATCCGGCGGCGCTCATAACTGCACTGCAAGAACGCAATATCGACATCGCCTTTCTGCGCTTACCCTGCGATCTCAGCGATGAGGTTAACGGGGAGATTTTGGCTGAAGAGCCGATGAAATTAGTGTTACCCGCTGGGCATGCGCTGAGCCATAAAACGCAGGTTTCGCTTAGCGAGCTGCGTCAGGAACCGCTGATTATTTTCCCACGCGAGGTGTGTCCAGGGCTGCATGACATGATAATCCGCACTTGCTATCTGTCAGGCTATGGCCCCAGACCTAGCCCATTTGCTCCGCAGTTAACGGCCACCATCGGGATGGTCGCCGCAGGCTTCGGCATCACGCTTGTGCCGGAATCTCTCGCCTGTATTAAGGCGGATAATGTGACCTATCATGATATCGGCATGCCCGAAATCCATACACAAATTGCGGCTATCTGGCGCAAACATGAACGATCGCCGGTTATCGTGAATATGATTCACCTGATACGCCAACATTTGAGCAGTCAGCATCCCGATTAA
- a CDS encoding DUF1435 domain-containing protein: MLTAMITACGLWGVSWCMGKHLSSAWGVLLPCVIMPLLALLNLNLTHLKVIIAIALLATLVMLFHQRLRHYLLLPSCIALAGGLAALSVTFNLTTL; this comes from the coding sequence ATGCTAACAGCAATGATCACAGCCTGCGGGCTATGGGGTGTGAGCTGGTGTATGGGGAAGCATCTGTCCAGCGCCTGGGGCGTGTTGCTGCCTTGTGTCATCATGCCGCTACTGGCGCTGCTCAACCTGAACCTGACGCACCTAAAAGTGATTATCGCCATCGCCCTGCTGGCGACGCTTGTCATGCTGTTTCATCAACGTTTGCGCCACTATTTACTGTTGCCATCCTGCATTGCGCTAGCTGGCGGCTTGGCGGCGCTGTCCGTCACGTTTAATCTAACGACCCTGTAA